From Streptomyces sp. NBC_00370, a single genomic window includes:
- a CDS encoding WXG100 family type VII secretion target, translating to MPGGASDFTDGNIFVDFSRSGNAVEDMRIQTNQIQNWLQQLNQELGALNESWVGDDADVYRKKQTAWNNAADAMSKLLTSHAQVLDDVSNAFDQNQKRSAQGWEGVRIGA from the coding sequence ATGCCCGGTGGTGCAAGTGACTTCACAGACGGCAATATCTTCGTCGACTTCAGCCGCTCCGGCAACGCGGTCGAAGACATGCGCATTCAGACCAATCAGATCCAGAACTGGCTCCAGCAGTTGAACCAGGAGCTGGGCGCGCTCAACGAGAGCTGGGTCGGTGACGACGCGGATGTCTACCGCAAGAAGCAGACGGCGTGGAACAACGCGGCCGATGCCATGAGCAAGCTGCTCACCAGTCACGCCCAGGTACTGGACGACGTGTCGAACGCCTTCGACCAGAACCAGAAGCGCTCAGCCCAGGGCTGGGAAGGCGTGCGGATCGGCGCCTGA
- a CDS encoding type VII secretion system-associated protein, translated as MADGGKDGPLVLNKEWIKGFINGDLHEFQTAIGKILSDAPSERFASDMHGADVQSIVNLGHIRPSNIHTGNSIPLAIGALAGDDGLAGDLVKAVKDTADQLAEFVKDQKTLFEDIESNLRDAMETLLKTEGDSLNKIDGEKFLDVFEDVNDDITDSLGGSGGGGGGGDDA; from the coding sequence ATGGCAGACGGCGGCAAGGACGGACCGCTCGTCCTGAACAAAGAGTGGATCAAGGGCTTCATCAACGGCGATCTCCACGAGTTCCAGACGGCGATCGGGAAAATACTGTCCGACGCGCCCTCGGAGCGGTTCGCGAGCGACATGCACGGGGCCGATGTGCAGAGCATCGTCAATCTCGGACACATCCGCCCGAGCAATATCCACACCGGGAACTCGATCCCATTGGCGATCGGCGCCCTAGCCGGCGACGACGGTCTCGCCGGTGACCTGGTCAAGGCGGTCAAGGACACGGCCGACCAGCTCGCCGAGTTCGTCAAGGACCAGAAGACGCTCTTCGAGGACATCGAGAGCAATCTGCGGGACGCGATGGAGACGCTGCTCAAGACCGAGGGCGACAGCCTGAACAAGATCGACGGCGAGAAGTTCCTCGACGTCTTCGAGGACGTCAACGACGACATCACCGACTCCCTGGGCGGCAGCGGTGGTGGCGGTGGCGGTGGTGACGACGCGTGA
- a CDS encoding AAWKG family protein (Members of this family are unrelated to eukaryotic Tcp10, although some members contain a repetitive region similar to a C-terminal repeat region of Tcp10.) produces the protein MDDVPISPDNDDWQKVVSTFTGYAAPKVDTIFKSLTGNDDIPLMRVTIEEADNNDLPELSETSWQGVNVVDDIKTMDISIPFYTDKDGILKHYAKITLIGIQDTKGAISGGGSSGSIEGKDETDKTDWDSKDLARYAFGTGHALDWLLTKDRGTKDFDWSPAVPDSSYVDLSTFEATAQAFDRVEMFVNDRKADLDGWEKIFGAVENENWQGQAAGVWWNLVHLIVHRYDRLSDDLKNTSGKSRGSKQGAAVRNASEVFRDEAQKLYDAWDDWSSWDKANPLFFLNRILYDVMNNVWDNNLFKVSTEYTSNTSGSDNAARGYMPETESLEPQPGFENMARDDDRTYGPLDSMGTWKAIGEEAKNRWWRAVREELGKPAETALRNVTNAWNGTNLDIGDIRPPSGQDLQTSLQDDQAKKDKRDAEADKKEQEKKDKENQDKMDAYLDQLAKDRAKDKAEQDRIRKEQEEKADRQRAEDLARQKEEQERQDRIRKEQEEKADRQRAEDLARQKQQEEEQERKEKEQEAKQEQQEKEQEAKQEQQEKEQEQKEKEQEAKQEQKEKEQEAKQEQQQKEQEQRQREQEARQEQQQKEQEAKQEQQQKEQEQKQEEQQRRQEQMQILQMNQQKAQQDQQRKDQQKQQQEQQQQQREQEEKADRQRAEDLARQERQEAEQQQQQKEQEARQEQKEKEQEAKQDQQQKEQKQEQDQQQKEQKQEQDQQQKEQKQEQEEQKREQREQEAKQEQQQKEQEAKADRQRAEDLARQDRQEAEQKQEQREQEAKQEQQQKEQQQHQDEQQRHQEQRQDEQQRREEQRQDAQQKRQEELQAKQEQRQQQYQDRASDILDRQGDSNSDYRQSLYPDDISGPVNGDDSLTNPGGSHSYVDSHGRVVTEYPDTSSTTIDPQTQTSTVTDPNGSTHSGPLNAGDLLTNPDGSVSHLDSQGQVVTEYPDGSRTTVDPHSGATSIAGPDGKTTSGYLNGGSGVGVPQSAGGFSSYAGGMPDYEQELYDPQSAGTGEQLGAANAAAGLGAASSSGSGSSPGTPMSPGMMGGGMGGMGGMGGGGRGEGGAGERARNVFDSAAVVSSRRRPANTLPGNGRYDDREAVINTSGGNPYLPAAGGGQGGGPGRQQTQSGDREREAWVAEDEDVWGSDEGGAPAVIGR, from the coding sequence ATGGATGACGTGCCGATCAGTCCCGACAACGATGACTGGCAGAAAGTCGTCAGCACCTTCACCGGATACGCGGCGCCGAAGGTCGACACCATCTTCAAGAGCCTGACCGGCAACGACGACATTCCGCTGATGCGGGTCACGATCGAGGAAGCGGACAACAACGACCTGCCCGAGCTTTCGGAGACCAGTTGGCAGGGGGTCAATGTCGTCGACGACATCAAGACGATGGATATCTCCATCCCGTTCTACACGGACAAAGACGGCATCCTGAAGCACTACGCCAAGATCACCCTCATCGGTATCCAGGACACGAAGGGGGCCATATCCGGCGGAGGTTCCAGCGGGTCGATCGAAGGCAAGGACGAGACGGACAAGACGGACTGGGACAGCAAGGACCTGGCCAGGTACGCCTTCGGTACGGGCCATGCGCTGGACTGGCTGCTCACCAAGGACAGGGGCACGAAGGACTTCGACTGGTCGCCTGCTGTCCCGGACTCCAGCTACGTCGATCTGTCCACCTTCGAGGCGACGGCCCAGGCTTTCGACCGCGTCGAGATGTTCGTCAACGACCGCAAGGCGGATCTCGACGGCTGGGAGAAGATATTCGGCGCGGTCGAGAACGAGAACTGGCAGGGGCAGGCGGCCGGTGTCTGGTGGAATCTGGTCCATCTGATCGTGCATCGGTACGACCGGCTGTCCGACGACCTGAAGAACACGTCAGGAAAGTCTCGCGGATCGAAGCAGGGGGCCGCGGTCCGCAATGCGAGCGAGGTGTTCCGCGACGAAGCCCAGAAACTCTACGACGCGTGGGACGACTGGTCGAGCTGGGACAAGGCCAACCCCCTTTTCTTCCTGAACCGCATCCTCTACGACGTCATGAACAACGTCTGGGACAACAACCTCTTCAAGGTCAGCACGGAATACACGTCGAACACCAGCGGAAGTGACAACGCCGCGCGCGGCTACATGCCCGAAACGGAAAGCCTCGAACCGCAACCGGGCTTCGAGAACATGGCCAGGGACGACGACAGAACGTACGGTCCGCTGGACAGCATGGGCACCTGGAAGGCCATCGGCGAAGAGGCGAAGAACCGTTGGTGGCGGGCTGTACGCGAGGAGTTGGGGAAACCCGCCGAGACCGCGCTGAGGAATGTCACCAACGCGTGGAACGGGACCAATCTCGATATCGGTGACATTCGCCCGCCGTCGGGTCAGGACCTCCAGACCAGCCTCCAGGACGATCAGGCCAAGAAGGACAAGAGAGACGCGGAGGCCGACAAGAAGGAGCAGGAAAAGAAGGACAAAGAAAACCAGGACAAGATGGACGCCTACCTGGACCAACTGGCGAAGGACAGGGCGAAGGACAAGGCCGAGCAGGACAGGATCCGGAAGGAGCAGGAGGAGAAGGCCGATCGGCAGCGCGCCGAGGATCTCGCGCGCCAGAAGGAGGAGCAGGAGCGGCAGGACAGGATCCGGAAGGAGCAGGAGGAGAAGGCCGACCGGCAGCGCGCCGAGGATCTCGCGCGCCAGAAGCAGCAGGAGGAGGAGCAGGAACGGAAGGAGAAGGAGCAGGAGGCCAAGCAGGAGCAGCAGGAGAAGGAACAGGAGGCCAAGCAGGAGCAGCAGGAGAAAGAGCAGGAACAGAAAGAGAAGGAGCAGGAAGCCAAGCAGGAGCAGAAGGAAAAGGAACAGGAGGCCAAGCAGGAGCAGCAGCAGAAAGAGCAGGAGCAGCGGCAGAGGGAGCAGGAGGCCAGGCAGGAGCAGCAGCAGAAGGAGCAGGAGGCCAAGCAGGAACAGCAGCAGAAGGAGCAGGAGCAGAAGCAGGAGGAACAGCAGCGCCGCCAGGAGCAGATGCAGATCCTGCAGATGAATCAGCAGAAGGCCCAGCAGGATCAGCAGCGGAAAGACCAGCAGAAGCAGCAGCAGGAGCAGCAGCAACAGCAGCGGGAGCAGGAGGAGAAGGCCGATCGCCAGCGCGCCGAGGATCTCGCGCGCCAGGAGCGGCAGGAGGCGGAGCAACAGCAGCAGCAGAAGGAGCAGGAGGCCAGGCAGGAACAGAAGGAGAAGGAGCAGGAGGCCAAGCAGGACCAGCAGCAGAAGGAACAGAAGCAGGAGCAGGACCAGCAGCAGAAGGAACAGAAGCAGGAGCAGGACCAGCAGCAGAAGGAACAGAAGCAGGAGCAGGAGGAGCAGAAGCGGGAGCAGCGGGAGCAGGAGGCCAAGCAGGAACAGCAGCAGAAGGAACAGGAGGCGAAGGCCGATCGTCAGCGCGCCGAGGATCTCGCGCGCCAGGACCGGCAGGAGGCGGAGCAGAAGCAGGAGCAGCGGGAGCAGGAGGCCAAACAGGAACAGCAGCAGAAGGAACAGCAGCAGCACCAGGACGAGCAGCAGCGGCACCAGGAGCAGCGCCAGGACGAACAGCAACGCCGGGAGGAGCAGCGCCAGGACGCGCAGCAGAAGCGTCAGGAGGAGCTGCAGGCCAAGCAGGAACAGCGGCAGCAGCAGTACCAGGACAGGGCGAGCGACATCCTGGACCGGCAGGGCGACTCCAACAGCGACTACCGGCAGAGCCTTTATCCGGACGACATCAGCGGGCCGGTGAACGGCGACGATTCGCTGACGAATCCCGGCGGCAGCCACTCGTACGTGGACTCGCACGGCCGCGTCGTCACCGAGTACCCGGACACCAGCTCGACCACGATCGACCCGCAGACACAGACGTCGACCGTCACGGACCCCAACGGCTCGACCCACTCAGGGCCGCTGAACGCGGGTGACCTGCTCACCAATCCGGACGGCAGCGTCTCGCACCTCGACTCGCAGGGCCAGGTCGTCACCGAATACCCGGACGGCAGCAGGACCACGGTGGACCCGCACAGCGGCGCCACCTCGATAGCCGGTCCCGACGGCAAGACGACCAGTGGCTACCTGAACGGCGGTTCGGGTGTCGGTGTTCCGCAAAGCGCCGGCGGCTTCAGCTCGTACGCCGGCGGTATGCCGGACTACGAACAGGAGCTGTACGACCCGCAGTCCGCCGGCACCGGGGAGCAGTTGGGCGCGGCGAATGCCGCCGCCGGCCTCGGCGCGGCCTCGTCGAGCGGGAGCGGCTCTTCCCCCGGCACCCCGATGAGCCCCGGAATGATGGGCGGCGGCATGGGCGGTATGGGGGGTATGGGCGGTGGCGGCCGGGGCGAGGGCGGCGCCGGCGAGCGCGCCCGGAACGTCTTCGACAGCGCCGCCGTGGTCAGCAGCCGCCGGCGGCCCGCGAACACCCTCCCGGGCAACGGGCGGTACGACGACCGCGAAGCCGTGATCAACACGAGCGGCGGCAACCCCTACCTGCCGGCGGCGGGCGGCGGTCAGGGCGGTGGGCCCGGCAGGCAGCAGACGCAGAGCGGTGACCGCGAGCGTGAGGCGTGGGTGGCGGAGGACGAGGACGTGTGGGGCTCCGACGAAGGCGGCGCGCCCGCGGTGATCGGACGATGA
- a CDS encoding YbaB/EbfC family nucleoid-associated protein, with product MTESMAERMAKARAHLEATQAAIARAEQDLRSTSETVRSRDRVVEVTVGAQGELTGLTFPDNKFAAMTGPQLAASVLEACDEGRRRIAERVMATFAPLTGGNPHVPGSRGVDIDWEGIFGSALSGGPQAGGRPSDRLRDEIHEDDTDTAPGGRA from the coding sequence ATGACGGAATCCATGGCGGAGCGTATGGCCAAGGCCCGCGCGCATCTGGAGGCGACCCAGGCGGCGATCGCCCGCGCCGAACAGGATCTGCGCAGCACATCGGAGACGGTGCGCTCGCGTGACCGCGTGGTGGAGGTCACCGTCGGAGCACAGGGCGAGCTGACCGGACTCACCTTCCCCGACAACAAGTTCGCCGCCATGACGGGACCGCAGCTCGCCGCTTCCGTACTGGAGGCGTGCGACGAGGGGCGCAGGCGGATCGCCGAGCGCGTCATGGCGACCTTCGCGCCGCTGACCGGCGGCAACCCGCATGTGCCGGGATCCCGCGGCGTGGACATCGACTGGGAGGGGATCTTCGGCTCGGCGCTCTCCGGCGGACCGCAGGCCGGCGGCCGGCCGAGTGACCGGCTGCGCGACGAGATCCACGAGGACGACACCGACACGGCGCCGGGAGGCCGGGCATGA